One genomic window of Sphingobacterium oryzagri includes the following:
- a CDS encoding helix-turn-helix domain-containing protein: MKDLHVTTMEEFYQEAASYLGKDTEALLPAGIQKDVGHFNVFDIFQTIQDVRHKNTMPYNRRTYYKISLIKGRNTAEYADKVIQVKKNGLLFASPRIPYRWVPEDEDQGGTFCVFTADFMQKRKSGIDLDTLPLLQPGGYPIFELSDEDAVEASLIFKKIKEEISSDYAFKYDLLRNYVSQLLHFGQKLQPAAAIAAKVDSGSRVLGLFVELLERQFPVESIAQRLLLRSAKDYADQLAIHVNYLNKIVKERTGLTTTQLINKRVINEGKILLKQTDWSVSEIAFTLGFEEVAHFSNAFKKQTLLSPQNFRV, encoded by the coding sequence ATGAAAGATCTGCACGTAACAACTATGGAAGAGTTTTATCAGGAAGCTGCTTCTTATCTAGGTAAAGATACGGAAGCCTTGCTGCCTGCTGGCATTCAAAAAGATGTCGGACATTTTAACGTATTTGATATTTTTCAAACCATACAGGATGTTCGTCACAAAAATACCATGCCTTATAATCGACGAACGTATTACAAAATTAGTTTGATAAAGGGGCGAAACACAGCCGAGTATGCTGACAAGGTAATCCAGGTGAAAAAGAATGGTTTGTTGTTTGCCTCGCCGCGTATTCCATATCGTTGGGTTCCGGAAGATGAAGATCAGGGCGGCACTTTTTGCGTTTTTACGGCAGATTTTATGCAAAAGCGAAAAAGCGGGATCGACCTGGATACGCTTCCGCTATTGCAGCCTGGTGGCTATCCAATATTTGAACTTTCGGACGAGGACGCGGTCGAAGCATCCCTCATATTCAAAAAGATAAAGGAGGAAATTTCATCCGATTATGCGTTTAAATATGACTTGCTGCGCAACTACGTGAGCCAATTGCTTCATTTCGGACAAAAACTGCAGCCTGCCGCAGCCATTGCTGCAAAAGTAGACAGCGGATCGCGCGTTTTAGGTTTGTTTGTTGAGCTGCTTGAGCGTCAGTTTCCGGTAGAGTCGATCGCACAGCGCTTGTTACTTCGTTCGGCGAAGGATTATGCCGATCAGCTCGCCATTCATGTAAACTATCTAAATAAGATCGTCAAAGAACGTACCGGATTGACAACCACTCAGCTGATCAATAAGCGCGTGATTAATGAAGGAAAAATATTGTTAAAGCAAACCGACTGGAGTGTTTCGGAAATCGCGTTTACACTCGGTTTCGAAGAGGTTGCCCATTTTTCTAATGCCTTTAAAAAGCAAACTTTATTATCGCCACAAAACTTTCGCGTCTGA
- a CDS encoding ankyrin repeat domain-containing protein has protein sequence MLEKTPFVQAVDKRDFEQALQLLDQGQRIPAGTTTHDLPFFLHQIVRDNGYKLLHALSLAGEIPNDIYDYDRFIDSIYHAIFKVNEPNEELLALLRSLLDDAQNLQDEVDGHTLLSYALENQAAPSIIKTLIDAGLDSSFRNNADATLLHNVVSYSHAPIDRQLAYIDLLLAAGLDVNDTNVVKQTALHMAVERNKPQLIDVLLQHGASPNQQDAEGNSPYFYAIAHKFDVGMYTKFAAYETIDFEQRNKHGVSALHEYLRMLTASYETNPTLLVQLLQDGADLDSTSLHYQVPKSGWSWVVQKDPVLLEEALKITAVHVDKQDDDGNTLLHLVCAIDCNHDQKTAKNIYRKVKQLLDAGASVDLTNNKEQTPLSLAATDNLKTKTVELLLAQQKS, from the coding sequence ATGTTAGAGAAAACACCTTTTGTACAAGCTGTCGATAAACGAGATTTCGAGCAAGCTCTTCAACTATTGGACCAGGGTCAACGAATTCCTGCCGGAACCACTACGCACGACCTTCCCTTTTTTCTTCACCAAATTGTGCGCGACAATGGCTATAAATTGCTCCATGCGCTTTCACTTGCGGGCGAGATCCCAAACGATATATACGACTATGATCGCTTTATAGATAGCATATATCATGCGATTTTTAAAGTAAACGAGCCGAATGAAGAATTGTTGGCGCTCTTGCGCAGCTTACTTGATGACGCGCAAAATCTACAAGACGAAGTCGATGGGCATACGCTGCTGAGTTATGCGTTAGAAAACCAAGCTGCACCAAGCATTATCAAAACCCTGATCGACGCGGGCTTAGACAGTAGTTTTCGAAACAACGCGGATGCAACCTTACTCCACAACGTCGTCAGCTACAGCCACGCGCCTATTGACCGACAGCTGGCTTACATTGATTTGCTTTTGGCTGCTGGTTTAGATGTTAATGATACTAACGTGGTTAAACAAACCGCGCTACACATGGCGGTAGAACGAAATAAGCCGCAACTTATCGACGTTTTGCTACAGCATGGCGCCAGTCCTAACCAACAAGACGCGGAAGGTAATTCGCCTTATTTCTACGCCATTGCACATAAATTTGATGTCGGGATGTACACCAAATTTGCAGCCTATGAAACCATCGATTTCGAGCAACGAAACAAGCACGGCGTTAGTGCGCTGCACGAATACCTGCGTATGCTTACCGCTTCTTACGAAACAAACCCTACACTGCTTGTTCAACTATTGCAAGATGGCGCTGACCTAGATAGTACCAGTTTGCATTATCAGGTGCCGAAATCGGGTTGGAGCTGGGTTGTACAGAAAGACCCGGTGCTACTTGAAGAAGCGTTAAAAATAACAGCAGTGCATGTGGATAAGCAAGACGATGACGGCAATACGCTTTTGCACCTCGTATGCGCCATAGATTGCAATCACGATCAAAAAACGGCAAAGAATATTTACCGGAAAGTTAAACAACTGCTCGATGCGGGCGCTAGTGTCGACCTTACAAATAATAAAGAGCAGACGCCGCTTTCTTTAGCCGCTACAGATAATTTGAAAACAAAAACCGTCGAATTGCTCCTGGCACAACAAAAATCGTAA
- a CDS encoding ankyrin repeat domain-containing protein, producing the protein MSFIIACENGKRKIAEILLKNGEADVAYTDEKGRTALHYAAHRGYLDLVIALVQAGAALDYEDHQGETPLYFACLQKQKQTAMYLLNEGARVDVNDLQGNSLLHLVAKTGQTELVDTLLGKGLAIDKENNQAQRPLLLAVSYRNTETARKLIQAGADVSQRDKQGNTPLMLAVASKNLPLVNILLAQGAAINDVNDAGENALLIACYQANKALIQLLINQGADIHANNQDGISPIWYICGHNQKDIVNLLLDKGLDPNFSRPISGNDQTMYSYLDWVETANNLSMEAAFNLQSSNVQGGESLLHLAVKNGHLSMVKLLIERGAHVDIQDESGNTALHYAAANGKKDIVAYLLENNADVKVVNVKEQKAIDYANIKGFNEITALLVSHGSAAAELSANAIQRKPGETIQAVPQFDKKKALLDLKELLDAGILTMDEFSAEKTKILNQGNA; encoded by the coding sequence ATGTCTTTTATTATTGCCTGTGAAAACGGCAAACGGAAAATTGCAGAGATTTTGTTAAAAAATGGTGAAGCAGATGTAGCTTATACAGACGAAAAAGGTCGAACAGCACTGCATTATGCTGCCCATCGCGGTTATCTCGATTTAGTAATAGCCTTGGTACAAGCCGGCGCAGCCCTTGATTATGAAGATCATCAGGGCGAAACGCCACTGTATTTTGCTTGTCTGCAGAAACAAAAACAAACGGCGATGTACCTCTTAAATGAAGGCGCGCGAGTGGATGTCAATGATTTGCAAGGCAACAGCCTTTTGCACCTGGTCGCCAAAACCGGACAAACGGAATTAGTCGACACCTTGCTGGGAAAAGGACTCGCTATCGATAAGGAAAACAACCAGGCGCAGCGCCCGCTCCTCTTGGCTGTTAGTTACCGCAATACCGAGACGGCCCGGAAACTTATCCAGGCAGGCGCGGATGTTAGCCAACGGGACAAACAAGGCAATACGCCGCTGATGTTGGCTGTAGCTTCTAAAAATCTGCCGTTAGTTAACATATTATTAGCGCAGGGAGCGGCTATTAACGATGTAAATGACGCAGGAGAAAATGCGCTTTTGATCGCTTGTTATCAAGCGAATAAAGCGCTGATCCAATTGCTCATCAACCAAGGTGCCGATATCCATGCAAACAATCAGGATGGTATTTCGCCCATATGGTACATTTGCGGGCACAACCAGAAAGACATTGTCAATTTGTTGCTTGATAAGGGACTCGATCCTAATTTCAGTAGACCGATTAGTGGAAATGACCAAACGATGTATAGCTACCTTGATTGGGTGGAAACCGCGAACAATCTCTCCATGGAAGCTGCATTCAATTTACAATCGAGTAATGTGCAGGGCGGCGAAAGTCTTCTTCATCTTGCCGTCAAAAACGGTCACTTAAGTATGGTAAAATTGCTTATCGAGCGCGGCGCGCATGTGGATATCCAAGACGAATCGGGCAATACCGCTTTACACTATGCCGCCGCGAATGGTAAGAAAGATATTGTTGCTTACTTGTTGGAAAATAATGCTGATGTAAAAGTGGTCAATGTGAAAGAGCAAAAGGCTATCGATTATGCCAATATCAAAGGTTTTAACGAAATCACCGCGCTGCTGGTCAGCCACGGTTCGGCCGCCGCCGAGTTATCTGCCAATGCAATACAACGGAAGCCTGGCGAGACCATACAAGCAGTGCCGCAGTTCGACAAGAAGAAAGCTTTATTGGATTTGAAGGAGCTGCTTGATGCGGGCATTCTTACTATGGACGAAT